The following coding sequences are from one Haemophilus haemolyticus window:
- the proS gene encoding proline--tRNA ligase, whose translation MRTSQYLFSTLKETPNDAQVVSHQLMLRAGMIRPMASGLYNWLPTGIRVLKKVEKIIREEMNKGGAIEVLMPVVQPAELWEESGRWEQYGPELLRFEDRGNRNFVLGPTHEEVITDLVRREVSSYKQLPLNLYQIQTKFRDEVRPRFGVMRSREFIMKDAYSFHTTQESLQATYNVMYQVYSNIFNRLGLDFRAVQADTGSIGGSASHEFQVLASSGEDDVVFSTESDFAANIELAEAVAIGERQAPTAEMCLVDTPNAKTIAELVEQFNLPIQKTVKTLIVKGVDENQPLVALIIRGDHELNEIKAQKHPLVADPLEFADEADIKAKIGAGVGSLGPVNLNIPAIIDRTVALMSDFSCGANIDGKHYFNVNWERDVAMPEVFDLRNVVEGDPSPDGKGTLQIKRGIEVGHIFQLGKKYSEAMKATVQGEDGKPLVMTMGCYGIGVTRVVASAIEQHHDDRGIIWPSDEIAPFTVAIVPMNMHKSEAVQKYAEEFYRTLQSQGVDVIFDDRKERPGVMFADMELIGVPHMVVIGEKNLENGEIEYKNRRTGEKEMISKDQLLSVLNEKLGNR comes from the coding sequence ATGCGTACAAGTCAATATTTATTCTCCACCCTTAAAGAAACACCAAATGATGCGCAGGTCGTGAGCCACCAATTAATGTTGCGAGCAGGTATGATTCGCCCAATGGCATCAGGTTTATATAACTGGCTACCTACTGGTATTCGCGTATTGAAAAAAGTAGAAAAGATTATTCGCGAAGAAATGAACAAAGGTGGTGCCATTGAGGTATTAATGCCTGTGGTGCAACCTGCGGAATTATGGGAAGAGTCTGGTCGTTGGGAGCAATATGGCCCTGAGCTCCTTCGTTTTGAAGACCGCGGAAACCGTAACTTTGTACTTGGACCAACTCACGAGGAAGTGATTACAGATTTAGTCCGCCGAGAAGTTTCTTCATACAAACAACTTCCACTGAACTTATACCAAATTCAAACTAAATTCCGTGATGAAGTGCGCCCTCGTTTTGGTGTAATGCGTTCGCGTGAATTTATTATGAAAGATGCGTACTCATTTCACACTACCCAAGAAAGTTTGCAAGCAACCTATAATGTGATGTATCAAGTGTACAGTAACATTTTTAACCGTTTAGGCTTAGATTTCCGTGCAGTACAAGCGGATACGGGTTCAATCGGGGGCTCAGCTTCGCACGAATTCCAAGTGTTAGCTTCAAGCGGTGAAGATGACGTTGTATTCTCAACAGAATCGGATTTTGCCGCGAATATTGAGCTTGCTGAAGCGGTAGCTATCGGTGAGCGTCAAGCACCAACCGCTGAAATGTGTTTAGTTGATACACCAAATGCGAAAACTATTGCGGAGTTGGTGGAGCAATTCAACTTGCCAATCCAGAAAACCGTAAAAACTTTGATTGTGAAAGGTGTAGACGAAAATCAACCACTTGTTGCGTTGATTATTCGTGGTGATCATGAATTAAATGAAATTAAAGCACAAAAACACCCATTAGTAGCAGATCCTCTTGAGTTTGCAGATGAAGCTGATATTAAAGCGAAAATTGGTGCGGGTGTGGGGTCATTAGGCCCTGTGAATTTAAATATTCCTGCAATTATTGACCGCACTGTGGCGTTAATGTCTGATTTTAGTTGTGGTGCGAATATCGACGGCAAACACTACTTCAACGTGAACTGGGAACGCGATGTTGCAATGCCAGAAGTATTCGACTTGCGTAACGTGGTGGAAGGCGACCCAAGCCCAGACGGTAAAGGCACGCTTCAAATTAAACGTGGTATTGAAGTGGGACATATTTTCCAACTGGGTAAAAAATACTCTGAAGCAATGAAAGCGACTGTTCAAGGCGAAGATGGTAAACCGCTTGTGATGACAATGGGTTGCTACGGTATTGGCGTAACTCGTGTGGTGGCATCAGCCATTGAGCAACACCATGATGATCGCGGTATTATTTGGCCTTCAGATGAAATTGCCCCATTCACTGTGGCGATTGTGCCAATGAATATGCACAAATCTGAAGCCGTGCAAAAATACGCTGAAGAATTTTACCGCACTTTACAATCACAAGGCGTAGATGTGATTTTTGATGATCGTAAAGAACGCCCGGGCGTGATGTTCGCCGATATGGAACTTATCGGTGTGCCGCATATGGTTGTAATCGGTGAGAAAAACCTAGAGAACGGTGAAATTGAATATAAGAACCGTCGTACTGGTGAAAAAGAAATGATTAGTAAAGATCAGTTGCTCAGCGTTTTAAACGAAAAGTTAGGTAATCGATAA
- the lptM gene encoding LPS translocon maturation chaperone LptM encodes MKKLLSILMLSAICIWATGCGVKGPLYFPEKEQAQQTK; translated from the coding sequence ATGAAAAAACTACTATCAATTTTAATGCTTAGTGCAATCTGCATTTGGGCAACAGGATGCGGCGTAAAAGGTCCTTTATATTTCCCAGAAAAAGAACAAGCACAACAAACCAAATAA
- the recQ gene encoding DNA helicase RecQ: protein MLDSHLSPKIIEKPTALSVLKSVFGYQSFRKGQEEVINAALNGQDALVVMATGNGKSLCYQIPALCFEGLTLVISPLISLMKDQVDQLQANGIEADFLNSSQTLEQQQRVQNKLISGQLKLLYVSPEKVITNSFFQLISYSKVSFIAIDEAHCISQWGHDFRPEYTQLGGLKASFPHAPIMALTATADYTTRQDILTHLNLENPHRYIGSFDRPNIRYTLEEKYKPMEQLTRFVLAQKGKSGIIYCNSRNKVERIAESLRNKGVSAAAYHAGMETALRERVQQDFQRDNVQVVVATIAFGMGINKSNVRFVAHFDLPRSIESYYQETGRAGRDDLPAEAVLFYEPADYAWLQKILLEKPETPQRQIEQHKLEAIGEFAESQTCRRLVLLNYFGEHRQTPCNNCDICLDPPKKYDGLVDAQKVMSTIYRVGQCFGAHYVIAVLRGMHNQKIIERQHDKLSVYGIGKDKSKEHWQSVIRQLIHLGFVQQVISELNPTLQLTESAKAILKGEEPLELAMPRISAISKIVHNPQRQSVANYDKDLFARLRFLRKQIADKENIPPYIVFNDATLQEMAQYMPTSNIEMLQINGVGSIKLERFGQPFMALIQEHKAILAKG, encoded by the coding sequence ATGCTTGATTCTCATTTATCACCAAAAATAATAGAAAAACCGACCGCACTTTCTGTTTTGAAATCGGTTTTCGGTTATCAATCTTTCCGTAAAGGGCAGGAAGAAGTCATCAATGCCGCTTTAAACGGACAAGATGCTTTGGTGGTAATGGCAACGGGGAATGGCAAATCGCTTTGTTACCAAATTCCCGCACTTTGTTTTGAGGGTTTAACTTTAGTGATTTCTCCGCTGATTTCCTTGATGAAAGATCAAGTGGATCAGCTTCAAGCTAATGGAATTGAGGCGGATTTTCTTAATTCTAGTCAGACTTTAGAACAGCAGCAACGAGTACAAAATAAGCTTATTTCTGGGCAACTTAAACTGCTTTATGTGTCGCCAGAAAAAGTGATAACGAACAGTTTCTTTCAACTTATTTCTTATAGTAAAGTTAGCTTTATTGCGATTGATGAAGCACATTGCATTTCTCAATGGGGGCATGATTTTCGCCCTGAATATACTCAGCTTGGCGGTTTAAAAGCTAGTTTCCCTCATGCACCGATTATGGCGCTCACTGCGACAGCCGATTATACGACTCGCCAAGATATTTTGACTCACCTCAATCTGGAAAATCCACATAGATATATTGGTAGTTTTGATCGACCAAACATTCGTTATACCTTGGAAGAAAAATATAAACCAATGGAGCAACTGACACGTTTTGTGTTGGCTCAAAAGGGCAAGAGTGGGATTATTTATTGCAACAGCCGAAATAAGGTTGAGCGAATTGCGGAAAGTTTACGCAATAAAGGTGTCTCTGCTGCTGCTTATCATGCGGGAATGGAAACGGCACTGCGTGAGCGTGTGCAACAGGATTTTCAGCGTGATAATGTTCAAGTAGTCGTCGCAACCATTGCTTTTGGAATGGGTATTAATAAATCCAATGTGCGGTTTGTTGCCCATTTTGATTTACCTCGCAGCATTGAATCTTACTATCAGGAAACGGGGCGAGCAGGACGTGATGATTTGCCTGCAGAGGCTGTTTTGTTTTATGAGCCGGCGGATTACGCTTGGTTACAAAAAATTCTCTTAGAAAAGCCAGAAACGCCACAGCGTCAGATTGAGCAGCATAAATTAGAAGCTATAGGTGAATTTGCAGAAAGCCAGACTTGTCGTCGTTTAGTTCTTCTCAATTATTTTGGTGAGCATAGACAAACACCATGCAATAACTGTGATATTTGCCTTGATCCTCCTAAAAAATATGATGGATTAGTCGATGCGCAAAAAGTAATGTCCACCATTTATCGAGTGGGGCAATGTTTCGGTGCACATTATGTGATTGCGGTGCTGCGTGGAATGCACAATCAGAAAATTATTGAACGCCAACATGATAAACTTTCAGTGTATGGCATTGGAAAAGATAAAAGCAAAGAGCATTGGCAGTCTGTCATTCGTCAGCTTATTCATTTGGGGTTTGTGCAACAGGTCATCAGTGAATTAAATCCAACGTTACAACTTACTGAAAGTGCGAAAGCGATTCTGAAAGGTGAAGAACCATTAGAACTGGCAATGCCTCGTATTTCTGCAATCAGTAAGATTGTCCATAATCCACAACGCCAAAGTGTTGCAAATTACGATAAGGATTTATTTGCACGCTTGCGTTTCTTACGCAAACAAATTGCCGATAAAGAAAATATTCCGCCGTACATTGTCTTTAATGATGCGACTTTGCAAGAAATGGCACAATATATGCCAACAAGCAATATTGAAATGCTGCAAATTAATGGTGTGGGCTCAATCAAATTAGAGCGGTTTGGCCAGCCTTTTATGGCATTGATTCAGGAACATAAGGCTATTTTGGCAAAGGGATAA
- the lysA gene encoding diaminopimelate decarboxylase, with translation MNFFQYKNNKLYAEDMPVQQLAEQFGTPLYVYSRATLERHWHAFDSAFGKHPHLICFAVKSCSNIGVLNIMAKLGSGFDIVSQGELERVLAAGGDASKVVFSGVAKSREEIIRALEVGIRCFNVESVSELKYINQIAGEMGKIAPISLRVNPDVDAHTHPYISTGLKENKFGVSVDEAREVYKLASTLPNIKITGMDCHIGSQLTELQPFLDATDRLIVLMEQLKEDGITLKHLDLGGGLGVTYTNEIPPHPSDYANALLEKLKDYPELEIILEPGRAISANAGILVAKVQYLKNNENRNFAITDTGMNDMIRPALYEAYMNIVEIDRTLEREKAIYDVVGPVCETSDFLGKQRELSIAEGDYIAQCSAGAYGASMSSNYNSRPRTAEVLVDGDKSYLIRRRETLQELWALESTI, from the coding sequence ATGAATTTCTTCCAATATAAAAATAATAAGCTTTATGCCGAAGATATGCCAGTTCAACAACTTGCTGAACAATTCGGTACACCTCTTTATGTATATTCTCGTGCAACACTTGAACGCCATTGGCATGCTTTTGACTCCGCCTTTGGTAAGCATCCTCACTTAATTTGCTTTGCCGTAAAATCTTGCTCGAATATCGGCGTATTAAACATCATGGCAAAACTAGGTTCAGGTTTTGATATTGTCTCACAAGGCGAACTTGAGCGTGTACTTGCAGCGGGTGGCGATGCATCAAAAGTAGTCTTTTCGGGCGTTGCTAAATCCCGAGAAGAAATTATTCGTGCACTAGAAGTTGGAATCCGTTGCTTTAATGTGGAATCCGTTTCTGAACTCAAATACATTAACCAGATCGCAGGCGAGATGGGGAAAATAGCGCCAATTTCTTTGCGTGTGAATCCAGATGTTGATGCGCATACACACCCTTATATCTCAACAGGATTAAAAGAAAATAAATTTGGTGTAAGTGTAGATGAAGCCCGAGAAGTGTATAAATTAGCCTCAACGCTGCCAAACATAAAAATAACAGGGATGGATTGCCACATAGGCTCGCAGCTCACTGAATTACAACCATTTTTAGATGCAACAGATCGCTTAATTGTCCTAATGGAACAATTAAAAGAAGATGGAATTACATTAAAACATCTCGATCTAGGCGGTGGTTTAGGCGTGACTTATACGAATGAAATACCACCTCACCCAAGCGATTACGCAAATGCGTTATTAGAAAAACTAAAAGATTATCCCGAACTTGAAATTATTCTTGAACCAGGTAGAGCAATTTCTGCAAATGCGGGAATTTTAGTAGCAAAAGTGCAATACCTAAAAAATAATGAAAATCGTAATTTCGCGATTACCGACACGGGAATGAACGATATGATCCGCCCTGCATTGTATGAGGCTTATATGAATATCGTAGAAATTGACCGCACTTTAGAAAGAGAAAAAGCCATTTATGATGTTGTGGGGCCAGTTTGTGAAACGTCAGATTTCTTAGGCAAACAACGAGAACTTTCTATTGCTGAAGGTGATTATATAGCTCAATGCTCAGCAGGCGCCTATGGAGCAAGCATGTCATCAAACTATAACTCAAGACCCCGTACTGCAGAAGTTTTAGTAGATGGAGATAAATCCTATTTAATCCGTCGTCGAGAAACCTTACAGGAACTTTGGGCATTAGAGTCGACCATTTAA
- the lptD gene encoding LPS assembly protein LptD — translation MNKKHTLISLAILTALYSQQSLADLHEQCLMGVPKFSGEVVTGDVNSLPVYIEADNAEINQPNDATYQGNVDLKQGNRHLLAQSVQVKQSGNQPTPLRMAYVRNGFDYKDNQINMLGKDAAFNLDSHDGNLTNSEYEFVGRQGRGKADDITLSNNYRVMKNATFTSCLQGDNAWAVDASEIRQYVKEEYAEMWHARFKVHGVPVFYTPYLQLPIGDHRRSGLLIPSAGTSSRDGLWYAQPIYWNIAPNYDLTFTPKYMSRRGWQANGEFRYLTPIGEGKVAGEYLGKDRYSEYSSDNRKRHLFYWNHNSSFLQNWRLNIDYTRVSDKRYFSDFESVYGRSTDGYANQYARIAYYQPNYNFSLSARQFQIFDEVDIGPYRAMPQLDFNYYKHDLANGWLNFKLHSQAVRFDNDSELMPTAWRFHAEPSLNSLMSNKYGSLNIETKLYATRYDQKKGSGKNAEDVQKTVNRVIPQFKVDLQSVLARDTTFLKDYTQTFEPHVQYLYRPYRNQSNIGSKLNNEYLGFGYDSALVQQDYYSLFRDRRYSGLDRISSANQVTLGGTTRFYDIGGEERFNLSAGQIYYLSNSRIDENPANKTPTSSSDWALESNWKMSDKWHWRGSYQFDTHTNSTSLANTSLEYNPEKNNLIQLNYRYANQEYIDQNLGKSANAYQQDIQQVGLVVGWEIANNWAVVGRYYQDLALQKPVEQYIGVQYNSCCWAVGVGARRYVTSHQNQKHNEVVYDNSIGVTLELRGLGTNDHQSGIQEMLEKGKLPYIRAFSLD, via the coding sequence ATGAATAAAAAACACACTTTAATTTCACTTGCTATTTTGACCGCACTTTATAGCCAACAAAGTTTGGCGGATTTACATGAACAATGTTTAATGGGCGTGCCAAAATTTAGTGGTGAAGTCGTGACGGGTGATGTGAATTCTCTGCCTGTATATATTGAAGCGGATAACGCAGAAATTAATCAGCCAAATGATGCAACCTATCAAGGTAATGTGGATTTGAAACAAGGTAATCGTCATTTGTTAGCACAATCCGTGCAAGTCAAACAATCTGGAAACCAGCCAACGCCTTTACGCATGGCTTATGTCCGCAATGGATTTGATTATAAAGATAATCAGATCAATATGTTGGGTAAAGATGCGGCGTTTAATTTAGATAGTCACGATGGTAATTTAACAAATTCAGAATATGAATTTGTCGGTCGTCAAGGTCGCGGTAAGGCTGATGATATAACATTAAGTAATAATTATCGCGTAATGAAAAACGCCACCTTTACTTCATGTTTGCAAGGTGACAATGCTTGGGCTGTAGATGCGTCAGAAATTCGTCAATACGTGAAAGAAGAATATGCTGAAATGTGGCATGCTCGCTTCAAAGTGCATGGCGTTCCCGTCTTTTATACCCCTTACTTACAATTACCCATTGGAGATCATCGTCGCTCCGGTTTATTAATTCCAAGTGCGGGAACATCTAGCCGAGATGGTCTTTGGTATGCACAACCAATTTATTGGAATATTGCACCTAATTATGATCTTACTTTTACCCCGAAATATATGTCTCGCCGTGGTTGGCAAGCAAATGGGGAATTTCGCTATTTAACCCCTATTGGCGAAGGTAAAGTGGCAGGAGAATATTTAGGTAAGGATCGTTACTCTGAATATTCTAGTGATAATCGAAAACGTCATTTGTTCTATTGGAATCACAATTCTAGCTTTTTACAAAATTGGCGTTTAAATATTGATTATACCCGAGTAAGCGATAAACGTTATTTCAGTGATTTTGAGTCCGTTTATGGTCGCAGCACTGACGGCTACGCAAACCAATATGCTCGTATAGCTTATTATCAACCAAATTATAATTTTTCTCTTTCTGCACGACAGTTCCAGATTTTCGATGAAGTGGACATCGGCCCTTATCGTGCAATGCCACAATTAGATTTCAATTATTACAAACATGATTTGGCTAATGGATGGTTAAATTTCAAATTACATTCACAAGCTGTTCGTTTTGATAATGACAGTGAATTAATGCCAACTGCATGGCGTTTCCATGCAGAGCCTAGCCTAAATTCTTTAATGTCAAATAAATACGGCAGTTTGAATATTGAAACTAAACTTTATGCGACTCGCTACGATCAGAAAAAAGGTTCAGGAAAAAATGCAGAGGACGTGCAAAAAACGGTAAATCGAGTTATTCCACAATTTAAAGTTGATTTACAAAGCGTATTAGCACGCGATACAACGTTCTTAAAAGACTATACACAAACCTTCGAACCGCACGTGCAGTATTTATATCGTCCTTACCGAAATCAAAGCAATATTGGTTCAAAACTTAATAATGAGTATTTAGGATTTGGTTACGATTCAGCCTTAGTACAGCAAGATTACTATTCGCTATTCCGTGATCGCCGTTATAGTGGTTTAGACCGAATTTCATCGGCAAATCAAGTTACCTTGGGTGGCACAACGCGTTTTTATGATATTGGTGGTGAAGAACGCTTTAATTTATCTGCAGGTCAAATTTATTACTTGAGTAATTCTCGTATTGATGAAAACCCTGCAAATAAAACCCCGACTTCATCATCAGATTGGGCATTAGAATCTAATTGGAAAATGAGTGATAAATGGCATTGGCGTGGTAGTTATCAATTTGATACTCATACCAATTCAACATCATTAGCAAATACATCTCTAGAATATAATCCTGAAAAAAATAATTTAATTCAGTTAAATTATCGATATGCGAACCAAGAATATATTGACCAAAACTTGGGTAAATCAGCTAACGCATATCAACAAGATATCCAACAAGTGGGATTGGTTGTAGGTTGGGAAATTGCGAACAATTGGGCTGTAGTAGGGCGCTATTATCAAGATCTCGCCTTACAAAAACCAGTAGAACAATATATTGGCGTCCAATATAACAGCTGTTGTTGGGCGGTTGGTGTCGGTGCTAGACGCTATGTCACAAGCCACCAAAATCAAAAGCATAATGAGGTCGTTTACGATAATAGCATTGGCGTAACCTTAGAATTAAGAGGTTTAGGTACCAATGACCATCAAAGCGGTATTCAAGAGATGTTAGAAAAAGGAAAACTACCTTATATTCGAGCATTTAGTTTGGATTAA
- the cyaY gene encoding iron donor protein CyaY, with amino-acid sequence MNIAEFHQNIEQVWQKIEEELEEQGADVDCETQGSVFTITFDNRTQIVINKQEPLLELWIASKLGGFHFAFKNGDWVSNDGKRFWDCLVEACTAHGENVQF; translated from the coding sequence ATGAATATTGCAGAATTTCACCAAAATATTGAACAAGTTTGGCAAAAAATTGAAGAAGAATTAGAAGAGCAAGGTGCGGATGTAGATTGTGAAACGCAAGGTTCAGTATTTACAATCACCTTTGATAATCGCACACAAATAGTGATTAACAAGCAAGAACCATTACTTGAGCTTTGGATTGCGAGTAAATTAGGTGGTTTTCATTTTGCTTTTAAAAATGGCGACTGGGTTTCTAATGACGGAAAACGTTTTTGGGATTGTTTAGTCGAAGCTTGTACTGCACATGGCGAGAACGTGCAGTTCTAA
- a CDS encoding glycosyltransferase family 32 protein encodes MYQSVKYENFIVLCNGFSRLLGNIVKILSYPFHALFPKKRFTIPEFSAAKLSTGRQDKINRTIWQTNYSNKVTLPIYCNYLFNRLMSLSYDYRYISTENREEYIKAYAEPHVFNAYSQLTDGAAQADFWRVFILWREGGIYIDIDGHLVFPLSQIIREQDSEVLIKRRDKYTNFFLACETGHPIMKATLDLIVENIENRRIDGGVFAMTGPETLNAVINPKMINTRQDKVTCTQGTFTNEYFQYIDKPRSKWIYKKSEDLLK; translated from the coding sequence ATGTATCAATCAGTTAAATATGAAAATTTTATTGTCCTATGCAACGGTTTTTCCCGCTTGCTAGGAAACATTGTAAAAATTCTGAGTTATCCATTTCACGCCCTTTTTCCCAAAAAACGTTTCACTATCCCCGAATTTAGTGCTGCGAAGTTAAGTACAGGTCGCCAAGATAAAATCAACCGTACAATTTGGCAAACCAATTATTCAAACAAAGTAACCCTGCCAATATATTGCAACTATTTGTTTAATCGCTTAATGTCTTTGAGCTACGATTACCGCTATATCAGCACCGAAAACCGTGAGGAATACATTAAAGCCTACGCTGAGCCGCACGTTTTTAACGCTTACAGCCAACTTACTGACGGTGCTGCTCAAGCGGATTTCTGGCGTGTATTTATTCTTTGGCGTGAAGGTGGAATTTACATCGACATCGACGGGCATTTGGTTTTTCCGCTATCTCAAATTATTCGTGAGCAAGATTCAGAAGTGCTGATCAAACGCCGTGATAAATACACCAACTTCTTCCTTGCGTGCGAAACAGGACATCCTATTATGAAAGCTACACTAGATTTAATTGTAGAGAATATCGAAAACCGCCGTATAGACGGAGGCGTTTTTGCAATGACAGGCCCTGAAACATTAAATGCAGTAATTAACCCTAAAATGATAAATACTCGTCAGGACAAAGTCACCTGCACTCAAGGAACATTTACCAACGAATACTTCCAATATATCGACAAGCCACGTAGTAAGTGGATTTACAAAAAGAGTGAGGATCTATTAAAATAG
- a CDS encoding 1-acylglycerol-3-phosphate O-acyltransferase, with product MLKLLRIFLVLICCILICVLGTIYSFIRFKNPSNVGIVARWFGRLYPLFGLKVEHRVPQNQEQIGRAIYIGNHQNNYDMVTISYMVQPRTVSVGKKSLIWIPFFGILYWVTGNIFLDRENRTKAHSTMSQLARRINEDNLSIWMFPEGTRSRGRGLLPFKTGAFHAAISAGVPIIPVVCSTTHNKINLNRWDNGKVICEIMDPIDVSGYTKDNIRDLAAYCHDLMEKRIAELDEEIAKGN from the coding sequence ATGTTAAAACTACTTCGAATTTTCCTCGTATTAATCTGCTGTATTTTAATTTGTGTACTGGGTACGATTTATTCTTTTATCCGCTTTAAAAATCCAAGCAACGTAGGCATTGTTGCGCGTTGGTTTGGGCGTTTATATCCACTTTTTGGCTTAAAAGTGGAACATCGCGTTCCTCAAAATCAAGAGCAGATTGGCCGTGCCATTTATATCGGTAATCACCAAAACAATTATGATATGGTGACAATCTCTTATATGGTGCAACCTCGTACAGTAAGCGTGGGTAAAAAAAGTTTAATTTGGATCCCCTTCTTCGGCATTCTGTATTGGGTAACGGGTAATATTTTCTTAGATAGAGAAAACCGCACAAAAGCACACAGTACGATGTCGCAGCTCGCACGACGAATTAATGAAGATAATTTATCTATTTGGATGTTCCCAGAAGGCACTCGCAGTCGTGGTCGCGGTTTATTACCCTTTAAAACGGGTGCATTCCATGCGGCGATTTCAGCAGGTGTACCGATTATTCCTGTGGTTTGCTCAACCACACATAACAAAATTAATTTAAATCGCTGGGATAATGGCAAAGTGATTTGCGAAATAATGGATCCAATCGATGTTTCAGGCTATACCAAAGATAATATTCGAGATCTTGCGGCCTATTGTCATGATCTAATGGAAAAACGCATTGCCGAACTTGATGAAGAGATAGCAAAAGGAAACTAA
- a CDS encoding multicopper oxidase domain-containing protein yields MPRLSRRQLLKTAAISTALSAVPAPLLAASREKLVVPPLIEVRRGRPIVLTMQEMNYPLDGSHNVTVWGFNGNYLGPTIKIKSGSFAKLNYHNNLPQSIALSIQGLQASGELFGGAARILKKGESWAPIVPIEQPAASCWYRSATLANSAYQTYRGLAGMWLIEDDQSLKANLPNKYGVDDIPLILQDMEFNNNGLQLFKQNQPHFVGNRLLVNGIEAPYLDVARGWIRLRLLNASLARAYDLRLDNDQEMLLIAQDLGFLPKAKSVKSLVLSPGERAEILVNMNEIDNVSLISGSKRGLYDKMKNMLFSSDELTDNTVLELRAKGEMSAFNKQPNLTFETDAPAILQQAVAQTREFNIDVTNGLINQRRFDPRKVDVIARKGTIERWILNASLPVGFTIQGVKFVVESQGEHQFQAEELAWKDTVWVKNKTQILVKFDQASSGNYPFLFGVSNLMLEDMGCIGVLVVQ; encoded by the coding sequence ATGCCACGCCTTTCCCGCCGTCAATTATTAAAAACAGCTGCGATTTCTACCGCACTTTCCGCCGTGCCCGCACCATTGTTAGCGGCAAGCCGTGAAAAATTAGTTGTGCCGCCACTAATTGAAGTTCGCCGTGGTCGCCCGATTGTATTAACAATGCAGGAAATGAATTATCCCCTAGATGGCTCACACAATGTGACAGTATGGGGATTCAACGGTAATTATCTTGGCCCAACCATTAAAATCAAATCAGGTAGCTTTGCCAAACTTAATTATCATAACAATTTGCCACAATCCATTGCCTTGTCTATTCAAGGCTTACAAGCATCGGGTGAACTGTTTGGTGGGGCGGCTAGAATACTAAAAAAAGGCGAGTCTTGGGCGCCCATCGTGCCTATTGAACAACCCGCAGCAAGCTGTTGGTATCGTTCCGCGACATTAGCCAACTCAGCCTATCAAACCTATCGTGGCTTAGCTGGAATGTGGTTAATTGAAGATGACCAAAGCCTAAAAGCGAATCTTCCCAATAAATATGGCGTTGATGACATTCCATTGATTTTACAAGACATGGAATTTAATAATAATGGTCTCCAATTATTCAAACAAAATCAACCGCACTTTGTAGGCAATCGCTTGTTGGTGAATGGTATTGAAGCACCATATTTAGATGTCGCACGCGGCTGGATTCGTTTACGTTTGCTCAATGCCTCATTAGCTCGTGCTTATGATTTACGCTTGGATAATGATCAAGAAATGCTACTTATCGCACAAGATTTAGGTTTCTTACCAAAAGCTAAATCGGTCAAATCTTTGGTTCTCTCGCCAGGAGAACGCGCAGAAATACTGGTTAATATGAATGAAATTGACAACGTATCTCTCATTAGCGGAAGTAAACGTGGCTTGTACGACAAAATGAAAAATATGTTGTTCTCAAGTGATGAACTCACTGATAACACCGTCCTTGAATTGCGCGCCAAAGGAGAAATGTCAGCATTTAATAAACAACCGAATCTGACTTTCGAAACGGATGCGCCAGCAATATTACAACAAGCCGTTGCACAAACTCGAGAATTTAATATTGATGTCACAAACGGTTTAATTAATCAAAGACGTTTTGACCCACGCAAAGTTGATGTAATAGCCCGAAAAGGAACAATTGAACGCTGGATTTTAAATGCAAGTTTACCTGTTGGATTTACTATTCAAGGTGTCAAATTTGTGGTGGAAAGCCAAGGAGAACATCAATTCCAAGCTGAAGAATTAGCTTGGAAAGATACAGTTTGGGTAAAAAACAAAACTCAAATTTTAGTGAAATTTGATCAAGCATCTTCTGGCAACTACCCATTCTTATTTGGGGTATCGAATTTAATGCTAGAAGATATGGGATGCATTGGCGTACTGGTGGTACAATAG